A single genomic interval of Vicia villosa cultivar HV-30 ecotype Madison, WI unplaced genomic scaffold, Vvil1.0 ctg.000060F_1_1, whole genome shotgun sequence harbors:
- the LOC131623322 gene encoding probable sugar phosphate/phosphate translocator At1g06470 encodes MVHIELDSESCNFKGVVVDDFDSGRLGSGVRGIRRELSFSRWCGDDDNVGDGGGEERVVLDGQLGDEEEIVFELPLIQKNEVKERALDRERFSFDKLQQERSVPINGAGEMDDESVHRRGNGSDKHMPFEIEERSERGTVGGDSYGSGGGVGSLDRGSEDTVPVANILKTLFFVLVWYTFSLFLTLYNKSLLGDHMGKFPAPFLMNTIHFSMQAVLSKFITWFWAHKFETNVVMSWRDYFLRVVPTALGTAMDVNLSNVSLVFISVTFATMCKSAAPIFLLLFAFAFRLETPSFKLSGIILVISVGILLTVSKETEFEFWGFILVMLAAVMSGFRWCMTQILLQKESYGLKNPLTLMSNVTPVMAVATALLSLALDPWEEFQENVYFDTPYHITRSCLLMFFGGTLAFFMVLTEYILVSVTSAVTVTIAGVVKEAVTILVAVLYFHDQFTWLKGFGLFTIMIGVSLFNLYKYQKLQKGHAGDNESEHHTRDSAAKYVILEEIDEQDDGT; translated from the exons ATGGTACACATTGAATTAGATTCAGAGAGTTGTAACTTTAAAGGGGTTGTTGTGGATGATTTTGATAGTGGAAGGTTAGGATCGGGCGTTCGTGGCATTCGTAGAGAACTTTCGTTTTCGCGTTGGTGTGGTGATGATGATAATGTTGGTGATGGTGGTGGTGAGGAAAGGGTTGTTTTGGATGGACAATTAGGTGATGAGGAAGAGATTGTTTTTGAGTTGCCTTTAATTCAAAAGAATGAGGTGAAAGAAAGAGCTTTAGATAGAGAGAGATTCTCTTTTGATAAGTTACAGCAGGAAAGGAGTGTGCCGATAAACGGTGCTGGTGAAATGGATGATGAATCTGTTCATAGGAGAGGTAATGGATCAGATAAGCATATGCCTTTTGAAATTGAAGAGAGATCTGAAAGGGGAACGGTTGGTGGTGACTCCTATGGTTCGGGAGGTGGCGTTGGATCGCTTGATAGAGGCTCTGAAGATACTGTCCCTGTAGCAAATATCTTGAAGACGTTGTTTTTCGTACTTGTGTGGTACACTTTCAGTTTATTTTTGACCTT GTATAATAAAAGTTTGTTGGGAGATCATATGGGAAAGTTCCCGGCTCCTTTTTTAATGAATACAATCCACTTTTCAATGCAAGCTGTTTTATCGAAATTTATCACGTGGTTTTGGGCTCATAAATTTGAAACGAATGTTGTCATGTCATGGAGGGATTACTTTCTGCGAG TTGTCCCGACTGCTCTTGGAACAGCTATGGATGTTAACTTGAGCAATGTATCTCTAGTTTTCATCTCTGTCACATTTGCTACAATG TGTAAATCTGCTGCTCCGATCTTTCTCCTCTTGTTTGCTTTTGCTTTTAG GTTGGAGACACCAAGTTTTAAACTATCAGGAATCATTTTAGTCATATCCGTTGGCATATTACTAACAG TTTCAAAAGAGACAGAATTCGAATTTTGGGGATTTATACTTGTCATGCTTGCGGCTGTTATGTCCGGGTTTCGTTGGTGTATGACTCAGATCCTTTTGCAG aaagaatCCTATG GTCTGAAAAATCCACTTACCCTGATGAGCAATGTAACTCCAGTAATGGCTGTCGCAACCGCGCTTCTTTCTCTTGCATTAGATCCATGGGAAGAATTCCAAGAGAATGTGTACTTTGATACTCCATATCATATAACTCGAAGTTGCTTGCTGATGTTCTTTGGTGGAACACTTGCCTTTTTCATG GTACTAACAGAATATATTTTGGTCTCTGTAACTAGTGCCGTCACAGTCACAATAGCCGGGGTTGTTAAGGAAGCCGTCACTATATTG GTCGCAGTTTTATACTTTCATGATCAATTTACTTGGTTGAAAGGATTTGGCCTATTCACTATTATGATTGGTGTCAGTTTGTTTAATCTGTACAA aTACCAGAAGCTTCAAAAGGGTCATGCAGGTGACAACGAATCAGAGCATCATACAAGAGATTCTGCAGCCAAATATGTTATTCTTGAGGAGATCGATGAACAAGATGATGGAACATAG